From Thermothelomyces thermophilus ATCC 42464 chromosome 6, complete sequence, the proteins below share one genomic window:
- a CDS encoding MFS general substrate transporter-like protein, with the protein MVHPAKVTASAPTANNLRPSLSRSHRSRASGSFHAGEPFPFPSPYDETRPSGSRTRRRPAADPRSLLRRQSTPKYHTFPTSPPESPSDGQWSPRRPRAWYKRLFRLRGKKSDSRDEEGGLGGASDDAPDLEGAGRGRQTKRGHTADYGYDSPSADTTPLPWAQLSLLALLSLAEQTALNSIGPYLPTMVASFDEIPDGDEGLYVGLLASSFALAQLATNLLWGYLSDRVGRKPTMLLGTSLLMVCFVCFGLCSTFAQLIMVHVAMGLFNGNAAIVPTCLGEITDRTNQSGAFTWLPVIYSLGSITGPALGGLLVGVLGGSRYPFLAPNIVVAALLLASVVVLAIWFDETLNSLDQSAAGLGLEWLYKARDWCAARLRRTSQAPSRPPATERLPPASNDQDRLDGSSDSEEEEEEEEETDSADEQSGLFQSRGTEAENGDNKEPEQTGSAFHELSKRNTLAILGTYLVFQLTNISYNSLYPMFASSPPPTGRELGPGIIGVSLSLAGVATILFQVLVFQRVKSRIGNLGTYRSSLLGMAISMALMPWIDYVDSNPPLGLGTGKLWLYSELGAILVLKNICAVGGLSSVMLLITNSAPSNETLGTLNGIAQTLSAAGRSVGPFLSGGLFTLSTRVRPKGEALAWGLFAGVALLGWLGSFAIHNKGLESADWEDDEDDSDEIDECGDEEQHGY; encoded by the exons ATGGTGCACCCAGCCAAAGTCACAGCCAGCGCGCCCACAGCAAACAACTTGCGACCCAGCCTCTCCCGAAGTCACCGTTCTCGAGCATCCGGATCCTTCCACGCCGGAGAGCCTTTTCCCTTCCCATCGCCGTACGACGAAACGCGGCCTAGCGGCAGTCGAACTCGAAGACGTCCCGCCGCAGATCCTCGGAGTCTCCTCCGTCGCCAGTCAACTCCAAAGTACCACACTTTTCCGACCTCGCCGCCCGAGTCGCCCTCAGACGGCCAATGGTCGCCTCGACGACCCCGCGCCTGGTACAAACGGCTCTTTAGGCTGCGTGGCAAGAAATCCGATTCACGAGATGAGGAAGGTGGTCTCGGTGGCGCATCCGACGACGCGCCGGATTTGGAGGGAGCCGGCCGGGGAAGACAAACGAAAAGAGGCCACACAGCAGATTATGGGTACGATTCCCCCAGCGCGGACACAACCCCTTTGCCGTGGGCACAGCTCTCTCTCCTGGCCCTTCTATCCCTCGCCGAACAAACCGCCCTGAACTCGATTGGTCCATACCTGCCAACCATGGTGGCTTCCTTTGACGAAATCCCAGATGGCGATGAGGGCCTATACGTTGGGCTTCTCGCCTCGTCGTTTGCCCTTGCGCAGTTGGCGACAAACCTCCTGTGGGGATACCTATCCGATCGCGTGGGACGCAAGCCCACGATGCTTCTGGGCACGTCTCTCTTGATGGTTTGCTTTGTCTGCTTCGGGCTCTGCAGCACCTTTGCCCAGCTGATCATGGTCCATGTGGCCATGGGCCTGTTCAACGGAAACGCGGCCATCGTGCCGACCTGCCTGGGGGAGATCACAGATCGCACCAACCAAAGCGGCGCCTTCACTTGGCTGCCCGTCATTTACAGCCTCGGGAGCATCACCGGGCCCGCCCTGGGCGGCTTGCTCGTCGGAGTCCTCGGCGGATCGAGGTATCCGTTTCTAGCGCCCAACATCGTCGTTGCAGCGCTGTTGCTTGCCAGCGTCGTTGTGCTGGCAATCTGGTTCGACGAGACGCTCAATAGCCTCGACCAAAGCGCTGCTGGACTGGGCCTAGAATGGCTATACAAGGCTCGTGACTGGTGCGCGGCGCGCCTGAGAAGAACGTCCCAGGCGCCGTCGCGACCGCCTGCGACTGAAAGACTGCCACCGGCATCGAATGATCAAGACCGGCTGGATggatcctccgatagcgaagaagaagaagaagaagaagaagaaacggATTCCGCGGATGAGCAAAGTGGCCTATTCCAATCTCGGGGCACTGAAGCCGAAAATGGGGACAATAAGGAGCCCGAGCAGACGGGCTCCGCCTTCCATGAACTCAGCAAGCGCAACACACTGGCCATTTTGGGCACGTACCTTGTATTCCAACTTACCAACATTTCGTACAACTCCCTGTACCCGATGTTCGCTTCGTCCCCGCCGCCCACCGGGCGCGAGCTTGGACCGGGCATAATCGGCGTTAGCCTCTCGCTGGCTGGCGTGGCGACCATCCTGTTTCAGGTACTGGTGTTCCAGAGAGTGAAATCCCGCATTGGAAATCTCGGGACCTACCGCTCCTCGTTACTCGGAATGGCCATAAGCATGGCCCTCATGCCGTGGATCGACTACGTTGACAGCAATCCACCACTGGGGCTGGGAACCGGGAAGCTCTGGTTATATAGCGAACTGGGGGCCATTCTTGTGCTCAAGAACATCTGTGCGGTTGGTGGTCTCAGTAGCGTCATGCTTTTG ATAACCAACTCGGCACCATCGAATGAGACGCTTGGCACGCTCAACGGCATCGCGCAGACCCTCTCAGCGGCCGGCCGCAGTGTTGGACCGTTTCTGTCGGGCGGTCTGTTCACTCTGTCAACACGGGTGAGGCCGAAAGGTGAGGCACTTGCATGGGGTCTCTTTGCGGGCGTGGCGCTTCTCGGATGGCTTGGCTCTTTCGCCATCCACAACAAAGGGCTTGAGAGCGCGGACtgggaggacgacgaggatgacAGCGACGAAATTGACGAATGCGGCGACGAGGAGCAGCACGGTTATTAG
- a CDS encoding secretory phospholipase A2 — translation MKFLSTALCLASSVLALPSIGKADAALVPRQSAIQITDQYLFDLTLPAFTAKRNARDPPSLIWDSDGCSSSPDNPFGFPFVPACHRHDFGYRNYKAQNRFTDAGKLSIDDNFKSDAKTACRALADVYYAAVRAFGGSTQDKRDDDLVKIYEEKVAIYNKAVEEAQAKGELWTLD, via the exons ATGAAGTTCCTCTCGACCGCCCTCTGCTTGGCCTCATCTGTGCTGGCTCTTCCCAGCATTGGCAAGGCCGACGCGGCACTTGTTCCGCGGCAGTCGGCCATCCAGATCACCGATCAGTACCTTTTCGACCTCACTCTTCCTGCCTTCACAGCCAAGCGTAACGCCCGCGATCCCCCGTCCCTGATCTGGGACTCGGACGGCTGCAGCTCCTCTCCGGACAACCCGTTCGGCTTCCCCTTTGTTCCCGCTTGCCACCGCCATGACTTCGGATATCGCAACTACAAGGCCCAGAACCGGTTCACGGATGCCGGCAAGCTGAGCATCGACGACAACTTCAAGAGCGA CGCGAAGACCGCGTGCCGGGCCCTAGCCGATGTCTACTATGCTGCGGTGAGGGCGTTCGGTGGCAGTACCCAAGACAAGCGCGATGACGACCTCGTCAAGATCTACGAGGAGAAGGTGgctatctataacaaggCCGTCGAGGAGGCTCAGGCCAAGGGCGAACTTTGGACTCTCGACTAA